In Struthio camelus isolate bStrCam1 chromosome 13, bStrCam1.hap1, whole genome shotgun sequence, the following are encoded in one genomic region:
- the NEUROG1 gene encoding neurogenin-1: MPAEAASSGGAAEPPGAPRERRRRRGRARARTEALLHTLKRSRRVKANDRERNRMHHLNAALDELRSVLPTFPDDTKLTKIETLRFAYNYIWALSETLRLAEQCLPPPPAAALLPALRAAAAPPSPGSDAGSWLSSASPSAPSLCATASGPSSPATSEDCAYAPAESLRGFRGLPAAAPPGAPCR, encoded by the coding sequence ATGCCCGCGGAGGCGGcgagcagcggcggcgcggcggagccgcccggcgccccgcgggagcggcggcggcggcgcggccgtgcgcGGGCGCGCACCGAGGCGCTGCTGCACACGCTGAAGCGCAGCCGGCGGGTGAAGGCCAACGACCGGGAGCGGAACCGCATGCACCACCTCAACGCCGCCCTGGACGAGCTGCGCAGCGTCCTGCCCACCTTCCCCGACGACACCAAGCTCACCAAGATCGAGACCCTGCGCTTCGCCTACAACTACATCTGGGCCCTCTCCGAGACCCTGCGCCTGGCCGAGCAgtgcctcccgccgccccccgccgccgcgctgctgcccgccctccgcgccgccgccgcgccccccagccccggcagcgaCGCCGGCTCCTGGCTGTCCAGCGCCTCGCCGTCCGCCCCCTCGCTCTGCGCCACCGCCTCCGGCCCCAGCAGCCCCGCCACCTCCGAGGACTGCGCCTACGCGCCCGCGGAGAGCCTGCGCGGCTTCCgcgggctgcccgccgccgcgccgcccggcgcgcCCTGCCGCTAG
- the CXCL14 gene encoding C-X-C motif chemokine 14 has translation MKLLTAALLLLFIAMCLASAEGVKCKCTRKGPKIRFSNVRKLEIKPRYPFCVEEMIIVTLWTRVRGEQQHCLNPKRQNTVRLLKWYRVWKEKGRVYEE, from the exons ATGAAGCTCCTgacagcagctttgcttctgctgtTCATCGCGATGTGCTTAGCTAGCGCGGAAG GAGTAAAGTGCAAATGTACAAGAAAAGGTCCTAAAATAAGATTCTCTAATGTACGGAAGCTGGAAATAAAACCCCGGTACCCCTTCTGCGTGGAAGAGATGATTAT CGTAACTTTGTGGACGCGGGTCCGAGGTGAGCAGCAGCACTGCTTGAACCCCAAACGCCAGAACACAGTGCGGCTGCTCAAGTGGTACAGAGtatggaaagagaaaggcag GGTTTACGAGGAGTAG